The Mesorhizobium sp. M3A.F.Ca.ET.080.04.2.1 genome contains the following window.
GCAGGCCGACCCGAATTATCTCTGGTACACGCCTTTCGGCCAGCCGAAGCAGTTGCTGACCCGCGCCGGCGCCGGCGCAATGCCGGTCGCGGGACGTGTCACGCGCGTGCCGTCCGGCCATCCTGAAGGCTATCTCGAAGGCTTTGCCAACATCTACCAGGAGGCCGCCCGCGCCATCCGTGCGGCGCGCCGGAAGGGCGGCAAGCTGGCCAAGGATGTCGTCTTCCCGACGATTGCCGACGGCGTCGAGGGCATGGCCTTCATCGAGGCCTGCGTGAAGTCGTCGAAGAAGAATGGGGCCTGGACAAAGCTGTAGGGGTGACGATCTTCAGGTGAGGCCGGCCTGCAAACGGCGGCTTCCTGCGCTTCCGGTGCTCAGGTACGGATATACGCTCCGCTCCGGTTCTCAGAATCCACCGCTCCGGCTCGGCCTGACCTGAACCTCGCCACCCCTAGGCGCTCTGCAAGGGGAGGGTGTCGATGAAAATCGGCATGTGCATGTTCTTGTGGACGACGAGCGTCTCGAAGAAGCACGAGGCGGTGCTGAAGGACATCAAGGCGACCGGCTTCGACGGCGTCGAGATACCGGTCTTCGGTGGGATGCCTGACGACTACAAAAAGCTTGGCGAGATGCTCGACCGTATCGGCCTGCAACGCACGGCGGTCTCGGCCATGGGCGATCCAGCGATGAACCTGATCTCGCCGGACCGCGCGACGCGCAGGGCCGGCATCGACTACATGAAATGGGCGATCGACTGCAGCGCCGCGCTCGGCGCGGACAGGCTGAGTGGGCCGCTGCATTCGACGCTCGGCGCCTTTTCCGGCAGCGGACCGACGGCGGCCGAGAAGAAGCGGTCCATCGCCTCGCAGCGCGCGATAGGCGACCATGCCGGCAAGAAGGGCGTCACCATCGGGCTCGAAGCGCTCAACCGCTTCGAATGCTATCTGCTGAACACGATGGACGATCTGTCGGAGCATATCGACGCGATCGACCGGCCGCACATCAAGGCGATGTACGACACTTTTCATGCCAATATCGAGGAGGCCGATCCGATTGGCGCCTATACGCGCAACCGCCGGAACGTCGTTCATATCCATATTTCGGAGAACGACCGCGGCGTGCCGGGACGTGGCCACGTCCCCTGGAAGGAGACCTTCGCCGCCATCCGCAAGAGCGGCTATGACGACTGGCTGACCATCGAGTCCTTCGGGCGCTCGCTGAAGGATCTGGCGGCCGCGACCAAGGTGTGGCGCGATTTCGCGGAGAACCCGGAGGCGGT
Protein-coding sequences here:
- a CDS encoding sugar phosphate isomerase/epimerase; the encoded protein is MKIGMCMFLWTTSVSKKHEAVLKDIKATGFDGVEIPVFGGMPDDYKKLGEMLDRIGLQRTAVSAMGDPAMNLISPDRATRRAGIDYMKWAIDCSAALGADRLSGPLHSTLGAFSGSGPTAAEKKRSIASQRAIGDHAGKKGVTIGLEALNRFECYLLNTMDDLSEHIDAIDRPHIKAMYDTFHANIEEADPIGAYTRNRRNVVHIHISENDRGVPGRGHVPWKETFAAIRKSGYDDWLTIESFGRSLKDLAAATKVWRDFAENPEAVYREGYKHIRDGWKAAGRD